From Carassius auratus strain Wakin chromosome 22, ASM336829v1, whole genome shotgun sequence, a single genomic window includes:
- the abi3bpb gene encoding ABI family, member 3 (NESH) binding protein b isoform X6 has protein sequence MAGSTVLHLGFLLMLAGILLLPCISAQRVRVRRQNMKVRINATGDTIVLKFVRPNPDVKLEGYILGYGSSMFSKQFIQLPENGEPYETEIDAEPKYLVAVQPIPTNDVKKHCTGKVNLDKPLHLVIDSVTPTSVLLSWGTYLKTPYEGNIMNECLEDGHYTIRYRERNRKWIYQTCPTSDTVIDNLKPNTPYEFGVRSNKDDRSGMWSKPVIHNTNMGEKNMQIPYKPNRPIVKTLAGTHSSLFPLRPAVVYHNISQAGLSKNTGVNGGPKTSFAPPMGHQGTVAAPRANEPKWPQLPLGTSIRKDSISSLPSKPLDSVLTVTTRNQTSLSRYSFSLSNGMRPSSPRLGDSSRRYGANGEHHKGLSLPKPAIWSRTRMGSPGSTRLSIQAKKPNLVGKHGGIADKITGLSQDKSSILKPKLPPVTAKPSKPKTTSSPTVTAPRFETWENSSVFSSVPASKVDAMGKERYIAPHVVYKTDKKPDEPCSITTSLSYFPEEEAGGQNVTNPPRTPPSNLTVVTVEGCPSFIILDWEKTDNDTTEYEVISTTKGPDGEQVSILTTNQTHTAVENLKPESSYEFKVKPKNDLGEGPSSDPVTFNTESADPRVSENVSGKDAIWTQFPFKTDSYSECNGKQYVKRTWYRKFVGIQLCNSLRYKIYLSDSLNGKFYNIGDQTGHGEDHCQFVDSFLDGRTGTQLPADQLPTRPGFYRAMRQEPVHFGQIGGNSHATYVAWYECGTPIPGKW, from the exons ATGGCAGGCAGCACTGTCCTTCACTTGGGCTTCCTTCTGATGCTCGCAGGAATTCTCCTCCTTCCATGCATCTCAGCACAAAGAGTCAGAG TAAGAAGACAGAATATGAAAGTTCGAATCAACGCCACTGGGGATACTATAGTTCTGAAGTTCGTTCGACCCAACCCCGATGTCAAACTTGAAGGCTACATCTTAGGCTATGGTTCCAGCATGTTCTCCAAGCAGTTCATTCAACTTCCAGAAAACGGGGAACCCTATGAGACGGAGATTG ATGCTGAGCCTAAGTACCTGGTAGCTGTTCAGCCCATCCCAACCAATGACGTGAAGAAGCACTGCACAG GTAAAGTGAACCTGGACAAACCTCTTCATCTGGTCATCGATTCTGTCACACCGACATCTGTGCTTTTGTCCTGGGGAACCTACTTAAAGAcaccctatgaaggaaacatcaTGAACGAGTGTTTGGAGGATGG GCATTACACCATTCGCTATAGAGAAAGAAACAGGAAGTGGATCTACCAAACCTGCCCCACGTCTGATACCGTAATCGATAACCTCAAACCCAACACACCCTACGAATTTGGCGTCCGATCCAACAAAGATGACCGTAGTGGAATGTGGAGCAAACCAGTGATCCACAACACCAACATGGGAG aaaaaaacatgcaGATACCCTACAAGCCAAACCGACCCATTGTCAAGACTTTG GCTGGAACCCACAGCAGTCTGTTCCCACTTCGACCTG CTGTTGTATACCACAACATAAGCCAGGCAGGACTGTCCAAAAACACAGGTGTTAATGGAGGTCCCAAGACATCTTTTG CACCACCAATGGGCCATCAAGGAACTGTGGCTGCTCCAAGAGCCAATGAGCCAAAATGGCCTCAGCTCCCATTGG GTACAAGCATCCGGAAAGATTCCATCTCTTCTCTTCCATCCAAACCGCTCGATTCAGTCTTAACAGTGACCACCAGGAACCAGACATCACTGAGCAgatactctttctctctctctaatggCATGAGACCTTCTTCCCCCAGGCTTGGTGACTCCTCCAGAAGATATGGGG CTAACGGTGAGCACCATAAGGGACTTTCTCTCCCCAAACCAGCCATATGGTCCAGAACAAGAATGG GTTCTCCGGGTTCTACACGCCTTTCTATTCAAGCAAAAAAGCCTAATCTTGTTGGCAAACATGGAGGAATAG CAGACAAGATAACAGGCCTGAGTCAGGACAAATCTTCCATCTTGAAACCCAAGCTGCCACCTGTTACAGCAAAACCATCCAAACCAAAGACAACATCTTCTCCTACAGTGACAG CACCCCGATTTGAGACATGGGAAAACTCTTCAGTATTCAGCTCTGTTCCTGCTTCTAAAGTTGATGCCATGGGCAAAGAACGCTACATTG CTCCACATGTGGTCTACAAGACAGATAAGAAGCCAGATGAACCCTGCTCCATCACCACCTCTCTGAGTTACTTCCCTGAGGAGGAGGCTGGAGGGCAAAATGTCACCAACCCTCCAAGAACACCCCCATCCAACCTTACTGTTGTAACCGTGGAAGGATGCCCCTCCTTCATTATTCTTGATTGGGAGAAAACAGATAATGATACGACAG AATATGAGGTTATCTCAACTACCAAAGGTCCTGATGGTGAACAGGTTTCCATTCTGACCACCAACCAGACTCATACAGCTGTGGAGAACCTCAAACCAGAGAGCAG TTATGAATTCAAGGTGAAGCCTAAGAATGATCTCGGTGAAGGGCCGTCCAGCGATCCAGTGACCTTCAACACAGAGTCTG CGGATCCACGAGTAAGTGAGAACGTCTCAG GTAAAGACGCCATTTGGACCCAGTTCCCCTTCAAAACTGACTCCTATTCCGAATGCAACGGCAAGCAGTATGTCAAGAGGACGTGGTACCGCAAATTTGTTGGCATCCAACTCTGCAATTCCCTACGATACAAGATCTACCTGAGCGACTCCCTCAACG GTAAATTCTACAATATTGGAGACCAGACGGGTCATGGTGAAGACCACTGCCAGTTTGTGGACTCATTCCTGGATGGAAGAACAGGCACTCAGCTTCCTGCAGACCAGCTACCAACCAGGCCAG GCTTCTACAGAGCAATGAGACAAGAGCCAGTCCATTTCGGCCAGATAGGTGGAAACTCCCATGCCACCTACGTCGCATGGTACGAATGCGGTACGCCAATCCCAGGGAAGTGGTAA
- the abi3bpb gene encoding ABI family, member 3 (NESH) binding protein b isoform X13 has protein sequence MAGSTVLHLGFLLMLAGILLLPCISAQRVRVRRQNMKVRINATGDTIVLKFVRPNPDVKLEGYILGYGSSMFSKQFIQLPENGEPYETEIDAEPKYLVAVQPIPTNDVKKHCTGKVNLDKPLHLVIDSVTPTSVLLSWGTYLKTPYEGNIMNECLEDGHYTIRYRERNRKWIYQTCPTSDTVIDNLKPNTPYEFGVRSNKDDRSGMWSKPVIHNTNMGEKNMQIPYKPNRPIVKTLAGTHSSLFPLRPGSPGSTRLSIQAKKPNLVGKHGGIDKITGLSQDKSSILKPKLPPVTAKPSKPKTTSSPTVTAPRFETWENSSVFSSVPASKVDAMGKERYIAPHVVYKTDKKPDEPCSITTSLSYFPEEEAGGQNVTNPPRTPPSNLTVVTVEGCPSFIILDWEKTDNDTTEYEVISTTKGPDGEQVSILTTNQTHTAVENLKPESSYEFKVKPKNDLGEGPSSDPVTFNTESADPRVSENVSGKDAIWTQFPFKTDSYSECNGKQYVKRTWYRKFVGIQLCNSLRYKIYLSDSLNGKFYNIGDQTGHGEDHCQFVDSFLDGRTGTQLPADQLPTRPGFYRAMRQEPVHFGQIGGNSHATYVAWYECGTPIPGKW, from the exons ATGGCAGGCAGCACTGTCCTTCACTTGGGCTTCCTTCTGATGCTCGCAGGAATTCTCCTCCTTCCATGCATCTCAGCACAAAGAGTCAGAG TAAGAAGACAGAATATGAAAGTTCGAATCAACGCCACTGGGGATACTATAGTTCTGAAGTTCGTTCGACCCAACCCCGATGTCAAACTTGAAGGCTACATCTTAGGCTATGGTTCCAGCATGTTCTCCAAGCAGTTCATTCAACTTCCAGAAAACGGGGAACCCTATGAGACGGAGATTG ATGCTGAGCCTAAGTACCTGGTAGCTGTTCAGCCCATCCCAACCAATGACGTGAAGAAGCACTGCACAG GTAAAGTGAACCTGGACAAACCTCTTCATCTGGTCATCGATTCTGTCACACCGACATCTGTGCTTTTGTCCTGGGGAACCTACTTAAAGAcaccctatgaaggaaacatcaTGAACGAGTGTTTGGAGGATGG GCATTACACCATTCGCTATAGAGAAAGAAACAGGAAGTGGATCTACCAAACCTGCCCCACGTCTGATACCGTAATCGATAACCTCAAACCCAACACACCCTACGAATTTGGCGTCCGATCCAACAAAGATGACCGTAGTGGAATGTGGAGCAAACCAGTGATCCACAACACCAACATGGGAG aaaaaaacatgcaGATACCCTACAAGCCAAACCGACCCATTGTCAAGACTTTG GCTGGAACCCACAGCAGTCTGTTCCCACTTCGACCTG GTTCTCCGGGTTCTACACGCCTTTCTATTCAAGCAAAAAAGCCTAATCTTGTTGGCAAACATGGAGGAATAG ACAAGATAACAGGCCTGAGTCAGGACAAATCTTCCATCTTGAAACCCAAGCTGCCACCTGTTACAGCAAAACCATCCAAACCAAAGACAACATCTTCTCCTACAGTGACAG CACCCCGATTTGAGACATGGGAAAACTCTTCAGTATTCAGCTCTGTTCCTGCTTCTAAAGTTGATGCCATGGGCAAAGAACGCTACATTG CTCCACATGTGGTCTACAAGACAGATAAGAAGCCAGATGAACCCTGCTCCATCACCACCTCTCTGAGTTACTTCCCTGAGGAGGAGGCTGGAGGGCAAAATGTCACCAACCCTCCAAGAACACCCCCATCCAACCTTACTGTTGTAACCGTGGAAGGATGCCCCTCCTTCATTATTCTTGATTGGGAGAAAACAGATAATGATACGACAG AATATGAGGTTATCTCAACTACCAAAGGTCCTGATGGTGAACAGGTTTCCATTCTGACCACCAACCAGACTCATACAGCTGTGGAGAACCTCAAACCAGAGAGCAG TTATGAATTCAAGGTGAAGCCTAAGAATGATCTCGGTGAAGGGCCGTCCAGCGATCCAGTGACCTTCAACACAGAGTCTG CGGATCCACGAGTAAGTGAGAACGTCTCAG GTAAAGACGCCATTTGGACCCAGTTCCCCTTCAAAACTGACTCCTATTCCGAATGCAACGGCAAGCAGTATGTCAAGAGGACGTGGTACCGCAAATTTGTTGGCATCCAACTCTGCAATTCCCTACGATACAAGATCTACCTGAGCGACTCCCTCAACG GTAAATTCTACAATATTGGAGACCAGACGGGTCATGGTGAAGACCACTGCCAGTTTGTGGACTCATTCCTGGATGGAAGAACAGGCACTCAGCTTCCTGCAGACCAGCTACCAACCAGGCCAG GCTTCTACAGAGCAATGAGACAAGAGCCAGTCCATTTCGGCCAGATAGGTGGAAACTCCCATGCCACCTACGTCGCATGGTACGAATGCGGTACGCCAATCCCAGGGAAGTGGTAA
- the abi3bpb gene encoding ABI family, member 3 (NESH) binding protein b isoform X10 has translation MAGSTVLHLGFLLMLAGILLLPCISAQRVRVRRQNMKVRINATGDTIVLKFVRPNPDVKLEGYILGYGSSMFSKQFIQLPENGEPYETEIDAEPKYLVAVQPIPTNDVKKHCTGKVNLDKPLHLVIDSVTPTSVLLSWGTYLKTPYEGNIMNECLEDGHYTIRYRERNRKWIYQTCPTSDTVIDNLKPNTPYEFGVRSNKDDRSGMWSKPVIHNTNMGEKNMQIPYKPNRPIVKTLAGTHSSLFPLRPAVVYHNISQAGLSKNTGVNGGPKTSFANGEHHKGLSLPKPAIWSRTRMGSPGSTRLSIQAKKPNLVGKHGGIADKITGLSQDKSSILKPKLPPVTAKPSKPKTTSSPTVTAPRFETWENSSVFSSVPASKVDAMGKERYIAPHVVYKTDKKPDEPCSITTSLSYFPEEEAGGQNVTNPPRTPPSNLTVVTVEGCPSFIILDWEKTDNDTTEYEVISTTKGPDGEQVSILTTNQTHTAVENLKPESSYEFKVKPKNDLGEGPSSDPVTFNTESADPRVSENVSGKDAIWTQFPFKTDSYSECNGKQYVKRTWYRKFVGIQLCNSLRYKIYLSDSLNGKFYNIGDQTGHGEDHCQFVDSFLDGRTGTQLPADQLPTRPGFYRAMRQEPVHFGQIGGNSHATYVAWYECGTPIPGKW, from the exons ATGGCAGGCAGCACTGTCCTTCACTTGGGCTTCCTTCTGATGCTCGCAGGAATTCTCCTCCTTCCATGCATCTCAGCACAAAGAGTCAGAG TAAGAAGACAGAATATGAAAGTTCGAATCAACGCCACTGGGGATACTATAGTTCTGAAGTTCGTTCGACCCAACCCCGATGTCAAACTTGAAGGCTACATCTTAGGCTATGGTTCCAGCATGTTCTCCAAGCAGTTCATTCAACTTCCAGAAAACGGGGAACCCTATGAGACGGAGATTG ATGCTGAGCCTAAGTACCTGGTAGCTGTTCAGCCCATCCCAACCAATGACGTGAAGAAGCACTGCACAG GTAAAGTGAACCTGGACAAACCTCTTCATCTGGTCATCGATTCTGTCACACCGACATCTGTGCTTTTGTCCTGGGGAACCTACTTAAAGAcaccctatgaaggaaacatcaTGAACGAGTGTTTGGAGGATGG GCATTACACCATTCGCTATAGAGAAAGAAACAGGAAGTGGATCTACCAAACCTGCCCCACGTCTGATACCGTAATCGATAACCTCAAACCCAACACACCCTACGAATTTGGCGTCCGATCCAACAAAGATGACCGTAGTGGAATGTGGAGCAAACCAGTGATCCACAACACCAACATGGGAG aaaaaaacatgcaGATACCCTACAAGCCAAACCGACCCATTGTCAAGACTTTG GCTGGAACCCACAGCAGTCTGTTCCCACTTCGACCTG CTGTTGTATACCACAACATAAGCCAGGCAGGACTGTCCAAAAACACAGGTGTTAATGGAGGTCCCAAGACATCTTTTG CTAACGGTGAGCACCATAAGGGACTTTCTCTCCCCAAACCAGCCATATGGTCCAGAACAAGAATGG GTTCTCCGGGTTCTACACGCCTTTCTATTCAAGCAAAAAAGCCTAATCTTGTTGGCAAACATGGAGGAATAG CAGACAAGATAACAGGCCTGAGTCAGGACAAATCTTCCATCTTGAAACCCAAGCTGCCACCTGTTACAGCAAAACCATCCAAACCAAAGACAACATCTTCTCCTACAGTGACAG CACCCCGATTTGAGACATGGGAAAACTCTTCAGTATTCAGCTCTGTTCCTGCTTCTAAAGTTGATGCCATGGGCAAAGAACGCTACATTG CTCCACATGTGGTCTACAAGACAGATAAGAAGCCAGATGAACCCTGCTCCATCACCACCTCTCTGAGTTACTTCCCTGAGGAGGAGGCTGGAGGGCAAAATGTCACCAACCCTCCAAGAACACCCCCATCCAACCTTACTGTTGTAACCGTGGAAGGATGCCCCTCCTTCATTATTCTTGATTGGGAGAAAACAGATAATGATACGACAG AATATGAGGTTATCTCAACTACCAAAGGTCCTGATGGTGAACAGGTTTCCATTCTGACCACCAACCAGACTCATACAGCTGTGGAGAACCTCAAACCAGAGAGCAG TTATGAATTCAAGGTGAAGCCTAAGAATGATCTCGGTGAAGGGCCGTCCAGCGATCCAGTGACCTTCAACACAGAGTCTG CGGATCCACGAGTAAGTGAGAACGTCTCAG GTAAAGACGCCATTTGGACCCAGTTCCCCTTCAAAACTGACTCCTATTCCGAATGCAACGGCAAGCAGTATGTCAAGAGGACGTGGTACCGCAAATTTGTTGGCATCCAACTCTGCAATTCCCTACGATACAAGATCTACCTGAGCGACTCCCTCAACG GTAAATTCTACAATATTGGAGACCAGACGGGTCATGGTGAAGACCACTGCCAGTTTGTGGACTCATTCCTGGATGGAAGAACAGGCACTCAGCTTCCTGCAGACCAGCTACCAACCAGGCCAG GCTTCTACAGAGCAATGAGACAAGAGCCAGTCCATTTCGGCCAGATAGGTGGAAACTCCCATGCCACCTACGTCGCATGGTACGAATGCGGTACGCCAATCCCAGGGAAGTGGTAA
- the abi3bpb gene encoding ABI family, member 3 (NESH) binding protein b isoform X2 codes for MAGSTVLHLGFLLMLAGILLLPCISAQRVRVRRQNMKVRINATGDTIVLKFVRPNPDVKLEGYILGYGSSMFSKQFIQLPENGEPYETEIDAEPKYLVAVQPIPTNDVKKHCTGKVNLDKPLHLVIDSVTPTSVLLSWGTYLKTPYEGNIMNECLEDGHYTIRYRERNRKWIYQTCPTSDTVIDNLKPNTPYEFGVRSNKDDRSGMWSKPVIHNTNMGEKNMQIPYKPNRPIVKTLAGTHSSLFPLRPAVVYHNISQAGLSKNTGVNGGPKTSFAPPMGHQGTVAAPRANEPKWPQLPLDSDSHVRNDSSQLVEILPILPQLLSTKPSRPSVTPTPYSLPSSTRTPPHGHSQTSAPSATQMPHSSSGTSIRKDSISSLPSKPLDSVLTVTTRNQTSLSRYSFSLSNGMRPSSPRLGDSSRRYGANGEHHKGLSLPKPAIWSRTRMGSPGSTRLSIQAKKPNLVGKHGGIDKITGLSQDKSSILKPKLPPVTAKPSKPKTTSSPTVTAPRFETWENSSVFSSVPASKVDAMGKERYIAPHVVYKTDKKPDEPCSITTSLSYFPEEEAGGQNVTNPPRTPPSNLTVVTVEGCPSFIILDWEKTDNDTTEYEVISTTKGPDGEQVSILTTNQTHTAVENLKPESSYEFKVKPKNDLGEGPSSDPVTFNTESADPRVSENVSGKDAIWTQFPFKTDSYSECNGKQYVKRTWYRKFVGIQLCNSLRYKIYLSDSLNGKFYNIGDQTGHGEDHCQFVDSFLDGRTGTQLPADQLPTRPGFYRAMRQEPVHFGQIGGNSHATYVAWYECGTPIPGKW; via the exons ATGGCAGGCAGCACTGTCCTTCACTTGGGCTTCCTTCTGATGCTCGCAGGAATTCTCCTCCTTCCATGCATCTCAGCACAAAGAGTCAGAG TAAGAAGACAGAATATGAAAGTTCGAATCAACGCCACTGGGGATACTATAGTTCTGAAGTTCGTTCGACCCAACCCCGATGTCAAACTTGAAGGCTACATCTTAGGCTATGGTTCCAGCATGTTCTCCAAGCAGTTCATTCAACTTCCAGAAAACGGGGAACCCTATGAGACGGAGATTG ATGCTGAGCCTAAGTACCTGGTAGCTGTTCAGCCCATCCCAACCAATGACGTGAAGAAGCACTGCACAG GTAAAGTGAACCTGGACAAACCTCTTCATCTGGTCATCGATTCTGTCACACCGACATCTGTGCTTTTGTCCTGGGGAACCTACTTAAAGAcaccctatgaaggaaacatcaTGAACGAGTGTTTGGAGGATGG GCATTACACCATTCGCTATAGAGAAAGAAACAGGAAGTGGATCTACCAAACCTGCCCCACGTCTGATACCGTAATCGATAACCTCAAACCCAACACACCCTACGAATTTGGCGTCCGATCCAACAAAGATGACCGTAGTGGAATGTGGAGCAAACCAGTGATCCACAACACCAACATGGGAG aaaaaaacatgcaGATACCCTACAAGCCAAACCGACCCATTGTCAAGACTTTG GCTGGAACCCACAGCAGTCTGTTCCCACTTCGACCTG CTGTTGTATACCACAACATAAGCCAGGCAGGACTGTCCAAAAACACAGGTGTTAATGGAGGTCCCAAGACATCTTTTG CACCACCAATGGGCCATCAAGGAACTGTGGCTGCTCCAAGAGCCAATGAGCCAAAATGGCCTCAGCTCCCATTGG ATTCAGACAGCCATGTTAGAAATGACTCCTCTCAGCTGGTGGAGATCCTTCCCATCCTTCCCCAACTCCTATCCACTAAACCCTCCCGTCCTTCGGTCACCCCTACCCCCTATTCCTTACCCAGCAGTACCCGGACACCCCCACATGGACACTCTCAAACCAGTGCACCTAGTGCCACTCAGATGCCACATAGTTCCTCTG GTACAAGCATCCGGAAAGATTCCATCTCTTCTCTTCCATCCAAACCGCTCGATTCAGTCTTAACAGTGACCACCAGGAACCAGACATCACTGAGCAgatactctttctctctctctaatggCATGAGACCTTCTTCCCCCAGGCTTGGTGACTCCTCCAGAAGATATGGGG CTAACGGTGAGCACCATAAGGGACTTTCTCTCCCCAAACCAGCCATATGGTCCAGAACAAGAATGG GTTCTCCGGGTTCTACACGCCTTTCTATTCAAGCAAAAAAGCCTAATCTTGTTGGCAAACATGGAGGAATAG ACAAGATAACAGGCCTGAGTCAGGACAAATCTTCCATCTTGAAACCCAAGCTGCCACCTGTTACAGCAAAACCATCCAAACCAAAGACAACATCTTCTCCTACAGTGACAG CACCCCGATTTGAGACATGGGAAAACTCTTCAGTATTCAGCTCTGTTCCTGCTTCTAAAGTTGATGCCATGGGCAAAGAACGCTACATTG CTCCACATGTGGTCTACAAGACAGATAAGAAGCCAGATGAACCCTGCTCCATCACCACCTCTCTGAGTTACTTCCCTGAGGAGGAGGCTGGAGGGCAAAATGTCACCAACCCTCCAAGAACACCCCCATCCAACCTTACTGTTGTAACCGTGGAAGGATGCCCCTCCTTCATTATTCTTGATTGGGAGAAAACAGATAATGATACGACAG AATATGAGGTTATCTCAACTACCAAAGGTCCTGATGGTGAACAGGTTTCCATTCTGACCACCAACCAGACTCATACAGCTGTGGAGAACCTCAAACCAGAGAGCAG TTATGAATTCAAGGTGAAGCCTAAGAATGATCTCGGTGAAGGGCCGTCCAGCGATCCAGTGACCTTCAACACAGAGTCTG CGGATCCACGAGTAAGTGAGAACGTCTCAG GTAAAGACGCCATTTGGACCCAGTTCCCCTTCAAAACTGACTCCTATTCCGAATGCAACGGCAAGCAGTATGTCAAGAGGACGTGGTACCGCAAATTTGTTGGCATCCAACTCTGCAATTCCCTACGATACAAGATCTACCTGAGCGACTCCCTCAACG GTAAATTCTACAATATTGGAGACCAGACGGGTCATGGTGAAGACCACTGCCAGTTTGTGGACTCATTCCTGGATGGAAGAACAGGCACTCAGCTTCCTGCAGACCAGCTACCAACCAGGCCAG GCTTCTACAGAGCAATGAGACAAGAGCCAGTCCATTTCGGCCAGATAGGTGGAAACTCCCATGCCACCTACGTCGCATGGTACGAATGCGGTACGCCAATCCCAGGGAAGTGGTAA
- the abi3bpb gene encoding ABI family, member 3 (NESH) binding protein b isoform X11: protein MAGSTVLHLGFLLMLAGILLLPCISAQRVRVRRQNMKVRINATGDTIVLKFVRPNPDVKLEGYILGYGSSMFSKQFIQLPENGEPYETEIDAEPKYLVAVQPIPTNDVKKHCTGKVNLDKPLHLVIDSVTPTSVLLSWGTYLKTPYEGNIMNECLEDGHYTIRYRERNRKWIYQTCPTSDTVIDNLKPNTPYEFGVRSNKDDRSGMWSKPVIHNTNMGEKNMQIPYKPNRPIVKTLAGTHSSLFPLRPANGEHHKGLSLPKPAIWSRTRMGSPGSTRLSIQAKKPNLVGKHGGIADKITGLSQDKSSILKPKLPPVTAKPSKPKTTSSPTVTAPRFETWENSSVFSSVPASKVDAMGKERYIAPHVVYKTDKKPDEPCSITTSLSYFPEEEAGGQNVTNPPRTPPSNLTVVTVEGCPSFIILDWEKTDNDTTEYEVISTTKGPDGEQVSILTTNQTHTAVENLKPESSYEFKVKPKNDLGEGPSSDPVTFNTESADPRVSENVSGKDAIWTQFPFKTDSYSECNGKQYVKRTWYRKFVGIQLCNSLRYKIYLSDSLNGKFYNIGDQTGHGEDHCQFVDSFLDGRTGTQLPADQLPTRPGFYRAMRQEPVHFGQIGGNSHATYVAWYECGTPIPGKW, encoded by the exons ATGGCAGGCAGCACTGTCCTTCACTTGGGCTTCCTTCTGATGCTCGCAGGAATTCTCCTCCTTCCATGCATCTCAGCACAAAGAGTCAGAG TAAGAAGACAGAATATGAAAGTTCGAATCAACGCCACTGGGGATACTATAGTTCTGAAGTTCGTTCGACCCAACCCCGATGTCAAACTTGAAGGCTACATCTTAGGCTATGGTTCCAGCATGTTCTCCAAGCAGTTCATTCAACTTCCAGAAAACGGGGAACCCTATGAGACGGAGATTG ATGCTGAGCCTAAGTACCTGGTAGCTGTTCAGCCCATCCCAACCAATGACGTGAAGAAGCACTGCACAG GTAAAGTGAACCTGGACAAACCTCTTCATCTGGTCATCGATTCTGTCACACCGACATCTGTGCTTTTGTCCTGGGGAACCTACTTAAAGAcaccctatgaaggaaacatcaTGAACGAGTGTTTGGAGGATGG GCATTACACCATTCGCTATAGAGAAAGAAACAGGAAGTGGATCTACCAAACCTGCCCCACGTCTGATACCGTAATCGATAACCTCAAACCCAACACACCCTACGAATTTGGCGTCCGATCCAACAAAGATGACCGTAGTGGAATGTGGAGCAAACCAGTGATCCACAACACCAACATGGGAG aaaaaaacatgcaGATACCCTACAAGCCAAACCGACCCATTGTCAAGACTTTG GCTGGAACCCACAGCAGTCTGTTCCCACTTCGACCTG CTAACGGTGAGCACCATAAGGGACTTTCTCTCCCCAAACCAGCCATATGGTCCAGAACAAGAATGG GTTCTCCGGGTTCTACACGCCTTTCTATTCAAGCAAAAAAGCCTAATCTTGTTGGCAAACATGGAGGAATAG CAGACAAGATAACAGGCCTGAGTCAGGACAAATCTTCCATCTTGAAACCCAAGCTGCCACCTGTTACAGCAAAACCATCCAAACCAAAGACAACATCTTCTCCTACAGTGACAG CACCCCGATTTGAGACATGGGAAAACTCTTCAGTATTCAGCTCTGTTCCTGCTTCTAAAGTTGATGCCATGGGCAAAGAACGCTACATTG CTCCACATGTGGTCTACAAGACAGATAAGAAGCCAGATGAACCCTGCTCCATCACCACCTCTCTGAGTTACTTCCCTGAGGAGGAGGCTGGAGGGCAAAATGTCACCAACCCTCCAAGAACACCCCCATCCAACCTTACTGTTGTAACCGTGGAAGGATGCCCCTCCTTCATTATTCTTGATTGGGAGAAAACAGATAATGATACGACAG AATATGAGGTTATCTCAACTACCAAAGGTCCTGATGGTGAACAGGTTTCCATTCTGACCACCAACCAGACTCATACAGCTGTGGAGAACCTCAAACCAGAGAGCAG TTATGAATTCAAGGTGAAGCCTAAGAATGATCTCGGTGAAGGGCCGTCCAGCGATCCAGTGACCTTCAACACAGAGTCTG CGGATCCACGAGTAAGTGAGAACGTCTCAG GTAAAGACGCCATTTGGACCCAGTTCCCCTTCAAAACTGACTCCTATTCCGAATGCAACGGCAAGCAGTATGTCAAGAGGACGTGGTACCGCAAATTTGTTGGCATCCAACTCTGCAATTCCCTACGATACAAGATCTACCTGAGCGACTCCCTCAACG GTAAATTCTACAATATTGGAGACCAGACGGGTCATGGTGAAGACCACTGCCAGTTTGTGGACTCATTCCTGGATGGAAGAACAGGCACTCAGCTTCCTGCAGACCAGCTACCAACCAGGCCAG GCTTCTACAGAGCAATGAGACAAGAGCCAGTCCATTTCGGCCAGATAGGTGGAAACTCCCATGCCACCTACGTCGCATGGTACGAATGCGGTACGCCAATCCCAGGGAAGTGGTAA